One Brachybacterium aquaticum genomic region harbors:
- the pdxS gene encoding pyridoxal 5'-phosphate synthase lyase subunit PdxS, whose amino-acid sequence MSAPAPTAPTSAVPSTGTRTVKRGLAEMLKGGVIMDVVTPEQARIAEDAGAVAVMALERVPADIRAEGGVSRMSDPDMIDGIIEAVSIPVMAKARIGHFVEAQVLQELGVDYIDESEVLSPADYTHHIDKHRFTVPFVCGATNLGEALRRISEGAAMIRSKGEAGTGDVSEATKHIRRIRAEIAGLRHLSPDELYVAAKELQAPYDLVAEVAETGELPVVLFTAGGVATPADAAMMMQLGADGVFVGSGIFKSGEPAKRAAAVVKATAFHDDPAVIAEVSRGLGEAMVGINVADLPAPHRLAERGW is encoded by the coding sequence ATGAGCGCCCCTGCCCCCACCGCACCCACCTCTGCTGTGCCCAGCACCGGCACCCGCACCGTCAAGCGCGGCCTCGCCGAGATGCTCAAGGGCGGCGTCATCATGGACGTCGTCACCCCCGAGCAGGCCCGCATCGCCGAGGACGCGGGCGCCGTGGCCGTCATGGCGCTCGAACGGGTCCCGGCCGACATCCGCGCCGAGGGCGGGGTCTCCCGCATGAGCGACCCCGACATGATCGACGGCATCATCGAGGCCGTCTCGATCCCGGTCATGGCCAAGGCCCGCATCGGCCACTTCGTGGAGGCGCAGGTGCTGCAGGAGCTGGGCGTGGACTACATCGACGAATCCGAGGTCCTCTCCCCGGCGGACTACACGCACCACATCGACAAGCACCGCTTCACCGTCCCGTTCGTCTGCGGCGCGACGAACCTCGGCGAGGCCCTGCGCCGCATCAGCGAGGGCGCGGCGATGATCCGCTCCAAGGGCGAGGCCGGCACCGGCGACGTCTCCGAGGCCACCAAGCACATCCGCCGCATCCGTGCGGAGATCGCGGGCCTGCGCCACCTGAGCCCGGATGAGCTATACGTCGCGGCGAAGGAGCTCCAGGCCCCCTACGACCTGGTCGCGGAGGTCGCCGAGACCGGTGAGCTGCCGGTGGTGCTGTTCACCGCGGGCGGGGTCGCGACCCCGGCGGACGCCGCGATGATGATGCAGCTCGGGGCCGACGGGGTGTTCGTCGGCTCCGGGATCTTCAAGTCCGGCGAGCCCGCGAAGCGCGCCGCCGCGGTCGTGAAGGCGACGGCCTTCCACGACGATCCCGCGGTGATCGCCGAGGTGTCCCGCGGTCTCGGCGAGGCGATGGTCGGCATCAACGTCGCCGACCTGCCCGCCCCGCACCGCCTGGCCGAGCGCGGCTGGTGA
- the pdxT gene encoding pyridoxal 5'-phosphate synthase glutaminase subunit PdxT gives MSAPIALRVGILALQGDVREHARTLQRLGAEAAEVRRPAELEGLDALVLPGGESSVIDKLSRQFGLREPLRAAIVDGLPVYGTCAGMILLADRVEDAIAGQQTLGGLDVTVRRNAFGRQTESFETTLAVPALGPAPVTATFIRAPEVTEVGPGATVLAQLEDGRIVAVEQGSLLATAFHPEVAGEDRFHRRLLERAAARRG, from the coding sequence GTGAGCGCCCCGATCGCGCTCCGGGTCGGGATCCTCGCCCTGCAGGGGGACGTGCGCGAGCACGCCCGCACCCTGCAGCGGCTGGGGGCCGAGGCGGCGGAGGTGCGCCGTCCCGCCGAGCTGGAGGGCCTCGACGCGCTCGTGCTTCCGGGCGGGGAGTCCAGCGTGATCGACAAGCTCTCGCGGCAGTTCGGGCTGCGGGAGCCGCTGCGCGCCGCGATCGTGGACGGACTGCCTGTGTACGGGACGTGCGCGGGGATGATCCTGCTGGCGGACCGGGTCGAGGACGCGATCGCGGGGCAGCAGACCCTCGGCGGGCTCGACGTCACGGTGCGCCGCAACGCCTTCGGCCGGCAGACGGAGTCCTTCGAGACCACGCTCGCGGTGCCGGCGCTCGGCCCCGCGCCGGTGACGGCGACCTTCATCCGGGCCCCCGAGGTGACGGAGGTCGGCCCGGGCGCCACCGTCCTGGCGCAGCTCGAGGACGGGCGGATCGTGGCCGTCGAGCAGGGGTCGCTGCTGGCGACGGCCTTCCATCCGGAGGTCGCCGGGGAGGACCGCTTCCACCGCCGGCTGCTCGAGCGCGCGGCGGCACGGCGGGGTTGA
- a CDS encoding superoxide dismutase: protein MADYTLPDLDYDYGALDPSISGRIMELHHSKHHATYVKGANTALEKLAAAREANDFGSINQLSKDLAFNLGGHTNHSIFWKNLSPEGGDKPTGELAAAIDEYFGSFDAFRAHFTAAALGIQGSGWAVLAYEPAGGNLVIEQFYDQQNGVPVATIPLFQLDMWEHAFYLDYQNVKADYVKAIWDIVNWADVQARFENARSNASGIVVPGA, encoded by the coding sequence ATGGCGGACTACACGCTTCCGGATCTCGACTACGACTACGGGGCGCTGGATCCCTCGATCTCGGGCCGGATCATGGAGCTGCACCACTCCAAGCACCACGCGACCTACGTCAAGGGCGCGAACACGGCGCTGGAGAAGCTCGCGGCGGCGCGGGAGGCGAACGACTTCGGGTCGATCAACCAGCTCTCGAAGGACCTCGCGTTCAACCTGGGCGGTCACACCAACCACTCGATCTTCTGGAAGAACCTCTCCCCGGAGGGCGGCGACAAGCCGACCGGCGAGCTGGCGGCCGCGATCGATGAGTACTTCGGCTCGTTCGACGCGTTCCGTGCGCACTTCACCGCGGCGGCGCTGGGCATCCAGGGCTCCGGCTGGGCCGTGCTCGCCTACGAGCCGGCCGGTGGGAACCTGGTGATCGAGCAGTTCTACGATCAGCAGAACGGTGTGCCGGTCGCGACGATCCCGCTGTTCCAGCTGGACATGTGGGAGCACGCCTTCTACCTGGACTACCAGAACGTGAAGGCCGATTACGTCAAGGCGATCTGGGACATCGTGAACTGGGCGGATGTCCAGGCACGGTTCGAGAACGCCCGCTCGAACGCGTCCGGGATCGTCGTCCCCGGCGCCTGA
- a CDS encoding barstar family protein, giving the protein MLTLRLDGARMRDIPTFYDEINRVFMAGEDWTLGPSLDALDDMLRGGYGALHGAGEAKVIWQDHAIAAEALGLETTRAQLLAKLEDPRFDRDAAQRKLDRLEADGGPIYFDTVLEIFGEHPHIDLVLAGEPTVL; this is encoded by the coding sequence ATGCTGACCCTCCGCCTCGACGGCGCCCGCATGCGCGACATCCCCACGTTCTACGACGAGATCAACCGCGTGTTCATGGCCGGGGAGGACTGGACGCTCGGGCCGAGCCTCGACGCGCTGGACGACATGCTCCGCGGCGGCTACGGCGCCCTCCACGGCGCGGGCGAGGCAAAGGTGATCTGGCAGGACCACGCGATCGCGGCCGAGGCGCTGGGACTCGAGACCACCAGGGCGCAGCTCCTCGCGAAGCTCGAGGACCCGCGCTTCGACCGGGACGCCGCGCAGCGGAAGCTCGACCGGCTCGAGGCCGACGGCGGGCCCATCTACTTCGACACTGTGCTCGAGATCTTCGGCGAGCACCCGCATATCGACCTCGTGCTCGCCGGAGAGCCGACGGTCCTCTGA
- a CDS encoding MerR family transcriptional regulator has protein sequence MTALDTRVNDADTRVNPATGPAGESSLFGIGELSVRTGVSPRSLRYYEEQGLLAPRRTPAGHRRFDAEAVDRVLLIQRLFAAGLSSAEISPLLPSLLGREDGAAEGIGALREHRRRIDARIARLRDTAEILDEVLEEHAPRG, from the coding sequence ATGACCGCTCTTGACACCCGTGTGAACGATGCTGACACCCGTGTGAACCCCGCGACCGGGCCCGCCGGGGAGTCGTCCCTGTTCGGGATCGGCGAGCTGTCGGTGCGCACCGGGGTCAGCCCCCGCTCGCTGCGGTACTACGAGGAGCAGGGACTGCTCGCGCCGCGCCGCACCCCGGCCGGTCACCGCCGCTTCGACGCCGAGGCGGTGGACCGGGTGCTGCTGATCCAGCGCCTGTTCGCGGCCGGCCTCTCCAGCGCCGAGATCTCGCCGCTGCTGCCGAGCCTGCTGGGCCGGGAGGACGGCGCGGCCGAAGGGATCGGTGCGCTGCGGGAGCACCGTCGTCGGATCGATGCCCGGATCGCGCGCCTGCGCGACACCGCCGAGATCCTCGACGAGGTGCTCGAGGAGCACGCCCCGCGGGGCTGA
- a CDS encoding Hsp70 family protein codes for MRIGIDMGTTRTIAAGADRGNYPVLHFLDPDGDAHEHFPSLIALDGEELVHGFEAERAARAGAPHLRSFKRLLGDPGTHPGTTVELGGREFALLDLMTAYLTAVREALPVPPGQVAVSVPAHAHSVQRVMTLEAFRRADIDVIAMLNEPSAAGFEYTHHQSRSLTARRTRIAVYDLGGGTFDSSLVEADGAGHSVLGSRGENRLGGDDFDLALAELVLERAGLTEADLGEQGATLLLEECRAAKERLTPQTRRMMIDLGDDHDPVVLPVENFNTAVTPLVERTLEVMAPLVGDLDADSGIAGIYLVGGGSGLPLVGRMLRERFGRRVHRSPHPAASTAIGLAIAADPEADATLTDRLSRGIGVFREARAGEAVAFDQVLTPDAPLPKSGTTTVTRTYTAAHNLGWFRFVEHSALDEGGEPRGDLVPYADVLFPFDPALRGLDEAALAEVPVERREGGPQIEEIYSVDASGVVRVRITDLTSGYSREYGLARRG; via the coding sequence ATGCGGATCGGAATCGACATGGGCACCACGAGGACCATCGCGGCAGGGGCGGACCGGGGCAACTACCCCGTGCTGCACTTCCTGGACCCCGACGGCGACGCGCACGAGCACTTCCCCTCCCTGATCGCCCTGGACGGCGAGGAGCTCGTGCACGGCTTCGAGGCCGAGCGCGCCGCCCGCGCCGGCGCCCCGCACCTGCGCTCCTTCAAGCGCCTGCTCGGCGACCCGGGCACCCATCCCGGCACCACGGTCGAGCTCGGCGGGCGCGAGTTCGCGCTGCTGGACCTCATGACCGCCTACCTCACCGCCGTCCGCGAGGCGCTGCCCGTCCCGCCCGGCCAGGTCGCCGTCTCGGTCCCCGCCCACGCCCACTCGGTCCAGCGCGTCATGACGCTCGAGGCCTTCCGACGCGCCGACATCGACGTGATCGCGATGCTCAACGAGCCCTCCGCCGCCGGCTTCGAGTACACCCACCACCAGTCCCGCAGCCTCACCGCCCGCCGCACCCGCATCGCGGTGTACGACCTCGGCGGCGGCACCTTCGACAGCTCCCTGGTGGAGGCCGACGGGGCCGGGCACTCCGTGCTCGGCAGCCGCGGCGAGAACCGCCTCGGCGGCGACGACTTCGACCTCGCCCTCGCCGAGCTCGTGCTCGAGCGAGCGGGCCTCACCGAGGCGGACCTCGGGGAGCAGGGCGCGACGCTGCTGCTCGAGGAGTGCCGCGCCGCCAAGGAGCGCCTGACCCCGCAGACCCGCCGGATGATGATCGACCTCGGGGACGACCACGACCCCGTCGTGCTGCCCGTCGAGAACTTCAACACCGCGGTCACCCCGCTGGTGGAGCGCACCCTCGAGGTGATGGCGCCGCTGGTCGGCGACCTCGACGCCGACTCCGGCATCGCCGGGATCTACCTCGTCGGCGGCGGCTCCGGCCTGCCCCTCGTGGGCCGGATGCTGCGCGAGCGCTTCGGCCGCCGCGTGCACCGCTCCCCGCACCCCGCCGCCTCCACCGCCATCGGGCTCGCGATCGCCGCCGATCCCGAGGCGGACGCCACCCTCACCGACCGGCTCTCCCGCGGCATCGGCGTGTTCCGCGAGGCCCGCGCCGGCGAGGCCGTCGCCTTCGACCAGGTCCTCACCCCCGACGCGCCCCTGCCGAAGTCCGGCACCACCACCGTGACCCGCACCTACACTGCCGCGCACAACCTCGGCTGGTTCCGGTTCGTGGAGCACTCGGCACTGGACGAGGGCGGCGAGCCGCGCGGCGACCTCGTGCCCTACGCGGACGTGCTCTTCCCCTTCGATCCGGCGCTGCGCGGCCTGGACGAGGCCGCGCTCGCCGAGGTGCCGGTCGAGCGCCGCGAGGGCGGGCCGCAGATCGAGGAGATCTACTCCGTGGACGCCTCCGGCGTGGTGCGCGTGCGGATCACGGACCTGACCAGCGGATACAGCCGCGAGTACGGGCTGGCGCGCCGCGGCTGA
- the aceB gene encoding malate synthase A produces the protein MTLIDYRRPISEQRRPGQTPSAAPRPAPRGRIEITAPLQPRFEEILTPEALDFLALLHDRFAVRRTELLTARAMRRESISGGAMFDFLPTTRHIREDPTWRVAGAGPGLEDRRVEITGPTDRRMTINALNSGAKVWLADHEDALSPTWDGVIGGQLNLRDAIRRQIDFTGANGKEYRLKEETATIVFRPRGWHLPEQHLRYVRADGRTSRTSASLIDAGLYLFHNAAELIARGSGPYLYLPKLESHLEARLWNEVFTLAEQELGITHGTIRATVLIETLPAAFEMEEILYELREHCAGLNAGRWDYLFSIIKMFRDRGRRRVLPDRSQLTMTVPFMRAYTELLVSTCHRRGAHAIGGMSAFIPDRGDEEVTRQALVMVSEDKRREAGDGFDGTWVAHPDLVPAARAEFDAVMGERPNQLERLREDVHVTAEDLLDLTVEGGTITAAGIRQNIRVSLRYLDAWLRGSGAVAIDHLMEDAATVEISRSQLWQWITQGMLTDEGMPVTRERVEYFIDRAVLELDTEQGSRVPEAAELLKEAVLGEDFPAFLTTGAYDRHLG, from the coding sequence ATGACCCTCATCGACTACCGCCGCCCGATCTCCGAGCAGCGACGCCCCGGCCAGACCCCGTCGGCCGCGCCCCGGCCCGCCCCGCGCGGACGGATCGAGATCACCGCCCCGCTCCAGCCCCGCTTCGAGGAGATCCTCACCCCCGAGGCGCTGGACTTCCTCGCCCTGCTGCACGACCGCTTCGCGGTGCGCCGCACCGAGCTGCTCACCGCCCGGGCCATGCGCCGCGAGTCCATCTCCGGCGGGGCGATGTTCGACTTCCTGCCTACCACCCGGCACATCCGCGAGGATCCGACGTGGCGGGTCGCGGGCGCCGGCCCGGGCCTCGAGGACCGGCGCGTGGAGATCACCGGCCCCACCGACCGGCGCATGACCATCAACGCCCTGAACTCCGGGGCGAAGGTGTGGCTGGCCGACCACGAGGACGCCCTGAGTCCCACCTGGGACGGCGTCATCGGCGGGCAGCTGAATCTGCGCGACGCGATCCGTCGGCAGATCGACTTCACCGGCGCGAACGGGAAGGAGTACCGGCTGAAGGAGGAGACCGCGACGATCGTGTTCCGGCCCCGCGGCTGGCATCTCCCCGAGCAGCACCTGCGCTACGTCCGCGCCGACGGGCGCACCTCGCGCACCTCGGCGTCGCTGATCGACGCGGGGCTGTACCTCTTCCACAACGCGGCCGAGCTGATCGCCCGCGGCTCCGGCCCCTACCTCTACCTGCCCAAGCTCGAGTCGCACCTGGAGGCGCGGCTGTGGAACGAGGTGTTCACGCTCGCCGAGCAGGAGCTGGGCATCACCCACGGCACCATCCGGGCGACCGTGCTCATCGAGACGCTGCCGGCAGCGTTCGAGATGGAGGAGATCCTCTACGAGCTGCGCGAGCACTGCGCGGGCCTGAACGCGGGGCGGTGGGACTACCTCTTCTCCATCATCAAGATGTTCCGCGACCGCGGGCGGCGCCGCGTGCTGCCGGACCGCTCGCAGCTGACCATGACCGTCCCCTTCATGCGCGCCTACACCGAGCTGCTGGTCTCCACCTGCCACCGTCGCGGCGCCCACGCGATCGGCGGGATGAGCGCCTTCATCCCCGACCGCGGGGACGAGGAGGTGACCCGGCAGGCGCTGGTCATGGTCTCCGAGGACAAGCGCCGCGAGGCCGGCGACGGCTTCGACGGCACCTGGGTGGCGCACCCGGACCTCGTCCCCGCCGCGCGCGCCGAGTTCGACGCGGTGATGGGCGAGCGCCCGAACCAGCTGGAGCGCCTGCGGGAGGACGTGCACGTCACCGCCGAGGACCTGCTCGACCTCACCGTCGAGGGCGGCACCATCACCGCCGCCGGGATCCGGCAGAACATCCGGGTGTCCCTGCGCTATCTCGACGCGTGGCTGCGCGGCTCCGGGGCGGTCGCGATCGACCACCTCATGGAGGACGCGGCGACCGTGGAGATCTCCCGCTCGCAGCTGTGGCAGTGGATCACCCAGGGCATGCTCACCGACGAGGGCATGCCGGTCACCCGGGAGCGGGTCGAGTACTTCATCGACCGGGCCGTGCTCGAGCTGGACACCGAGCAGGGCAGCCGCGTCCCCGAGGCGGCCGAGCTGCTGAAGGAGGCGGTGCTGGGGGAGGACTTCCCGGCCTTCCTCACCACCGGCGCGTACGACCGTCACCTGGGGTGA
- the aceA gene encoding isocitrate lyase, whose product MTDSTPRTAPRPGDPTMTAEELARDWEIDSRWANVRRDHTAADVVSLAGPVREERTLARRGAEALWEMIQRNTEDPESWVYALGALTGNQAVQQVRAGLKAIYLSGWQVAADANLSGQTYPDQSLYPANSVPAVVRRINNALKRAGQIEFAETGTTSRDWMAPIVADAEAGFGGPLNAYELMHQMIEAGAAGVHWEDQLASEKKCGHMGGKVLIPTSQHVRTLNAARLAADVAGTPTVIIARTDALAATLLTSDVDERDRRFLTGDRTAEGFYEVTPGIEPVIARGLAYAEYADLLWVESATPDLELARRFAEEIHAQFPDQKLAYNCSPSFNWKRNLDDDQIARFQRELSAMGYAFQFITLAGFHSLNHAMFELASGYRDRQMSAFVELQEAEFASAAHGFTAHKHQAEVGTGYFDRVATALNPTSSTLALAGSTETAQFH is encoded by the coding sequence ATGACCGACTCGACCCCGCGCACCGCCCCCCGACCCGGCGATCCGACCATGACCGCCGAGGAGCTCGCCCGCGATTGGGAGATCGACTCCCGCTGGGCGAACGTGCGCCGCGACCACACCGCCGCCGACGTCGTCTCCCTCGCCGGTCCCGTCCGCGAGGAGCGGACCCTCGCCCGCCGCGGCGCCGAGGCGCTGTGGGAGATGATCCAGCGCAACACCGAGGACCCGGAGTCGTGGGTCTACGCGCTCGGCGCGCTCACCGGCAACCAGGCCGTCCAGCAGGTCCGGGCGGGGCTGAAGGCCATCTACCTCTCCGGCTGGCAGGTCGCCGCGGATGCGAACCTCTCCGGCCAGACCTACCCCGACCAGTCCCTGTACCCGGCCAACTCCGTCCCCGCCGTCGTGCGCCGCATCAACAACGCCCTCAAGCGCGCCGGGCAGATCGAGTTCGCCGAGACCGGCACCACCAGCCGCGACTGGATGGCCCCGATCGTCGCCGACGCCGAGGCCGGGTTCGGCGGGCCGCTGAACGCCTACGAGCTGATGCACCAGATGATCGAGGCGGGCGCGGCCGGGGTCCACTGGGAGGACCAGCTGGCCAGCGAGAAGAAGTGCGGGCACATGGGTGGGAAGGTCCTCATCCCCACCTCCCAGCACGTGCGCACCCTGAACGCGGCCCGGCTCGCGGCGGACGTCGCCGGCACCCCCACCGTCATCATCGCCCGCACCGACGCGCTCGCCGCGACGCTGCTGACCAGCGACGTCGACGAGCGGGACCGGCGCTTCCTCACCGGTGACCGCACCGCGGAGGGCTTCTACGAGGTCACCCCCGGCATCGAGCCCGTCATCGCCCGTGGCCTCGCGTATGCGGAGTACGCGGACCTGCTGTGGGTCGAGTCGGCCACCCCGGACCTCGAGCTCGCCCGCCGCTTCGCCGAGGAGATCCACGCGCAGTTCCCGGACCAGAAGCTCGCCTACAACTGCTCGCCGAGCTTCAACTGGAAGCGCAATCTCGACGACGACCAGATCGCCCGCTTCCAGCGCGAGCTGTCCGCGATGGGCTACGCCTTCCAGTTCATCACCCTGGCCGGCTTCCACTCCCTGAACCACGCCATGTTCGAGCTGGCCAGCGGCTACCGGGATCGGCAGATGAGCGCCTTCGTCGAGCTGCAGGAGGCGGAGTTCGCCTCCGCCGCCCACGGCTTCACCGCCCACAAGCACCAGGCCGAGGTCGGCACCGGCTACTTCGACCGGGTCGCCACCGCCCTGAACCCCACCTCGTCCACGCTGGCGCTCGCCGGCTCCACCGAGACGGCGCAGTTCCACTGA
- a CDS encoding helix-turn-helix domain-containing protein has protein sequence MAQRTQTQAPSAVIPSADDEEFDPLLIGRRIRAVRTARGLSLAELAARLDRAPSQLSVIENGRRELRLGELRRIARVLEVGVDELLDPEPPTRRAALEIALEKAQAGALYQGLGLPDLPVRKSLSDAAIETILALHGELRRLHEERAATPEEARRVNGQLREEQSAAGNYYPDLEETARDLLGRIDHTGGPLSHRKVSLLAERLGFSLHSVPDLPHSARSITDAASMRIYLPLGRGAADPRTTVLQALAAHLLGMAEPADYGELLRQRVAVNYLAAAMLVPEAGASEFLQRAKAQRELSVEDLRDEFAVTYELAAHRFTNLATHHLGIPVHFLKVHSSGTIVKAYQNDQVHFPTDALGAVEGQLVCRWWSARRVFRSEDRMAQYSQYTDKPGGTYWCTSRIESGSGGEFSISVGTAFAHTKWFRGRETSVRHSSSCPDPDCCRRPSPELVERWHGSVWPVARLHASLLAAMPTGTFTGVDRVAMLEFLERHAPSEPQAPAQPQAPSADGS, from the coding sequence ATGGCCCAGAGAACCCAGACCCAGGCCCCGTCGGCCGTCATCCCGTCGGCCGACGACGAGGAGTTCGATCCGCTGCTGATCGGAAGGCGCATCCGCGCCGTGCGCACTGCGCGCGGTCTGTCCCTCGCCGAGCTCGCCGCACGCCTGGACCGGGCGCCCTCGCAGCTGTCGGTGATCGAGAACGGCCGGCGCGAGCTGCGGCTCGGGGAGCTGCGGCGCATCGCGCGGGTGCTCGAGGTGGGCGTGGACGAGCTGCTGGACCCCGAGCCGCCCACCCGTCGGGCGGCGCTCGAGATCGCGCTGGAGAAGGCGCAGGCCGGAGCGCTGTACCAGGGGCTCGGCCTGCCAGATCTGCCGGTGCGCAAGTCGCTCTCGGACGCGGCGATCGAGACGATCCTCGCCCTGCACGGGGAGCTGCGGCGCCTGCACGAGGAGCGGGCGGCGACCCCGGAGGAGGCGCGGCGCGTGAACGGGCAGCTGCGCGAGGAGCAGTCCGCCGCGGGGAACTACTACCCGGACCTCGAGGAGACCGCCCGGGACCTGCTGGGCAGGATCGACCACACGGGCGGGCCGCTCTCGCACCGCAAGGTGTCGCTGCTGGCCGAGCGCCTCGGCTTCAGCCTGCACTCGGTGCCGGACCTGCCGCACTCGGCCCGCTCGATCACCGACGCGGCGTCGATGCGGATCTACCTGCCGCTCGGGCGGGGCGCCGCGGATCCCCGCACCACCGTGCTGCAGGCCCTGGCCGCGCACCTGCTGGGGATGGCGGAGCCGGCAGACTACGGCGAGCTGCTGCGCCAACGGGTGGCAGTGAACTACCTGGCCGCGGCGATGCTGGTGCCCGAGGCGGGGGCGAGCGAGTTCCTCCAGCGAGCGAAGGCGCAGCGGGAGCTGTCGGTCGAGGACCTGCGCGACGAGTTCGCGGTGACCTACGAGCTGGCCGCGCACCGCTTCACGAACCTCGCCACCCACCATCTGGGGATCCCCGTGCACTTCCTCAAGGTCCACTCCTCCGGCACGATCGTGAAGGCTTACCAGAACGATCAGGTGCACTTCCCGACCGATGCGCTCGGCGCGGTCGAGGGGCAGCTGGTGTGCCGGTGGTGGAGCGCGCGGCGCGTGTTCCGCAGCGAGGACCGCATGGCGCAGTACAGCCAGTACACGGACAAGCCGGGCGGCACCTACTGGTGCACCTCCCGCATCGAGTCCGGCTCCGGCGGGGAGTTCTCGATCTCGGTGGGCACCGCCTTCGCGCACACCAAGTGGTTCCGCGGCCGGGAGACGAGCGTGCGCCATTCCTCGAGCTGCCCCGACCCGGACTGCTGCCGCCGCCCGTCCCCCGAGCTGGTCGAGCGCTGGCACGGCTCGGTGTGGCCGGTCGCGCGCCTGCACGCCTCGCTGCTCGCCGCGATGCCGACGGGCACCTTCACCGGGGTGGACCGGGTGGCGATGCTCGAGTTCCTCGAGCGGCACGCGCCCTCGGAGCCGCAGGCGCCGGCACAGCCGCAGGCGCCGTCGGCCGACGGGAGCTGA
- a CDS encoding SDR family NAD(P)-dependent oxidoreductase produces the protein MTTAEQHSTTPRTALVTGATSGIGREVALQLAELGWRVIAVGRDREALAHLAEASALITPRAADLLTGDLAALVPDRVDALVHAAGISPSTRVEDTANADWERVFALNVTAGAALVRNALPALRDARGTVVLVNSGAGTAARPRNAPYAASKHALRALANGLRAEEEENGVRVSTVYPGPTDTPMFGGDVDRRELIRPSSVARAVVMAITASEDVQLTDIHVRPRRELTW, from the coding sequence ATGACCACCGCCGAACAGCACAGCACCACCCCTCGCACGGCTCTCGTCACCGGCGCGACCAGCGGGATCGGCCGCGAGGTCGCCCTGCAGCTCGCCGAGCTCGGCTGGAGGGTGATCGCCGTCGGCCGCGACCGCGAGGCCCTCGCGCATCTCGCGGAGGCCTCCGCGCTGATCACCCCGCGCGCCGCGGACTTGCTCACGGGCGACCTCGCCGCGCTCGTGCCCGACCGCGTGGACGCCCTGGTCCACGCCGCCGGGATCTCTCCCTCCACCCGGGTCGAGGACACGGCCAATGCGGACTGGGAACGGGTCTTCGCCCTCAACGTCACCGCGGGTGCGGCGCTCGTCCGGAACGCCCTGCCCGCCCTGCGCGACGCGCGCGGCACCGTGGTGCTCGTGAACTCGGGCGCCGGCACTGCCGCCCGTCCCCGCAATGCCCCGTACGCCGCGAGCAAGCACGCGCTCCGGGCGCTCGCGAACGGCCTGCGCGCCGAGGAGGAGGAAAACGGAGTGCGGGTCTCGACCGTGTACCCCGGCCCCACGGACACCCCGATGTTCGGAGGGGACGTCGACCGGCGCGAGCTGATCCGGCCCTCCTCCGTCGCGAGAGCGGTGGTCATGGCCATCACCGCGAGCGAGGACGTGCAGCTCACGGACATCCACGTCCGACCCCGCCGCGAGCTGACCTGGTGA
- a CDS encoding LysE family translocator, which translates to MLDVSVLPAFLLAVTVILVTPGPDMAFMVATGINQGRRAAVQGAFGVTSAMTIWVLVAATGLGVALTQLPAALDAIRLAGAGYLAFLGVTTWRRAGGPLAEASVVPNVFRRGFVVNITNPKIALFFVAFLPQFLGTTGGSGENPFAQILMLGLLLQLTGLLTDLAIGSAAGLFRDAVLSRPRLRYLLDGAAGTVYGALAVLLVLGVVHG; encoded by the coding sequence GTGCTCGACGTGTCCGTCCTGCCCGCCTTCCTGCTGGCCGTCACGGTCATCCTCGTGACTCCCGGACCGGACATGGCGTTCATGGTCGCCACCGGCATCAACCAGGGCAGGCGCGCCGCCGTCCAGGGCGCCTTCGGGGTCACCTCGGCGATGACGATCTGGGTGCTGGTCGCGGCGACGGGTCTCGGCGTCGCGCTGACCCAGCTGCCGGCTGCGCTGGACGCGATCCGCCTGGCCGGCGCCGGCTATCTGGCGTTCCTCGGGGTCACGACCTGGCGCCGGGCCGGCGGGCCGCTCGCGGAGGCCTCGGTCGTGCCGAACGTCTTCCGCCGCGGCTTCGTCGTCAACATCACCAACCCCAAGATCGCGCTGTTCTTCGTCGCCTTCCTGCCCCAGTTCCTGGGCACGACGGGCGGCTCCGGGGAGAACCCCTTCGCGCAGATCCTCATGCTGGGCCTGCTGCTGCAGCTGACCGGCCTGCTCACCGATCTCGCGATCGGCAGCGCCGCGGGGCTCTTCCGCGACGCCGTGCTCAGCCGGCCGCGCCTGCGCTACCTGCTCGACGGCGCGGCAGGCACCGTCTACGGCGCGCTCGCGGTGCTGCTCGTGCTCGGGGTCGTGCACGGCTAG